A stretch of DNA from Desmospora activa DSM 45169:
CCCACTCCGCCTCGCGGATGCGGAAGGAGAGCATTCCGCCAAATCCGTCGCTCTGTGCTTCCTGTATCTTTCGTTCCTCAGGGTCGAGGGAGGGATAAAACACCTCATCCACTGCGGGATGGTTCTGCAAAAACTGTGCCAATGCCATCGCATTTTCCTGATGTTTTTCCATCCGCAGGGCCAATGTCTTCATCCCGCGCATCAACAACCACGAGTCCTGGGGGGAGAGGACCGCTCCAATTCCGTTGTGTAAGGCAGCCACTTTAGCGGATAATTCCTCTCCCTTAGTGACAATCAACCCCGCTAGCACATCATTGTGACCGCCTAAGTATTTGGTACCACTGTGTAGGACCACATCCGCTCCCAGCGCCAACGGACGCTGACAATAGGGTGTCATAAAGGTGTTATCGACGATAGAAAGCCAACCCCACTTATTGGCGATATCGCAGATGGCCTTAATATTCGTCACCCGCATCAAGGGATTGGTGGGTGATTCGACAAAAATCCCCCTGGTATGAGGAGTAGCCGCCGCCTTTACCGCTTCTACATCCCTAAGGTCAACATAACTGAAAGATAAACCGTATCGGCTTAACACCTCTTCAAATAAACGATAGGTTCCGCCGTACAAATCCAACGAAACAATGAGGTGATCCCCCTGCGAAAAAAGGCCCATCACCGTTTGAATCGCCGCCATGCCGGAGCTGGTCGCAAAACCGGCATCGCCGCCTTCCAATTCAGCAATCGCATCTTCCAAGATTGTGCGGGTGGGGTTGGCGGTACGGGTATAATCATACCCCGTCGATTCACCTAACGCCGGATGTTGGTAAGCAGTAGAGTGATAAACGGGAAAGCTGACTGCCCCTGTTCGCTCCTCCCGACCGTTTCCAATCTGGGCCAACAGTGTCTCCCGGTGTAAACGTTCCTGGTTATGATGACATCGATCTCGATCCATCGTTCTCTCTCCCTTGCTTTATCCTCCAAATTAAAAACCCTTCCGATAAGGAAGGGATGGTTTCAGGGATTCTCCCCCCTTATCTGTCAGATCCCTAACCGGACCTGCGAGAATTGGCACCTTCCGACACATCTGTCGGGGTTGCCGGGCTTCATCGGGCTCGTTCCCTCCGCCGCTCTTGATAAGAGACAGTTTACCTATAAAATTGTCGCACAATGCATAAAACTTGTGTTTCATTATATCGAGGTCCAGGTGCATCGTCAAGAGCAGATTACAAAAAAGGGATCATGATTTAGCAAATGCAACACAATACTATACAGCTGACCGTAATATTATTCATTTCACTGCAAAACCTTCTCTAGATGGGGCTTGCTGGTATACACTAAAAAAGTGAGCCCCATCGAGCAGAGCGGCTATCCCGCGTCGCAAGGAGGAATCCGAATGTCACAAAATCAAACCATGATCCAATTGACGGAAAAATATGGCGCCCACAACTACCACCCGCTGCCGATCGTCATCGCAAAGGCGGAAGGGGTGTGGGTGGAAGATGCAGACGGCAACCGATATATGGATATGTTGAGCGCATATTCCGCCCTCAACCACGGCCACCGCCATCCGCGACTGATCCAAGCCTTAAAAGAGCAGGCGGATAAAGTAACCCTCACTTCCCGCGCATTTCACAATGACCAACTGGGACTTTTTTACCAACGGGTGTCCCAATTGACAGGTAAATCGATGGTATTGCCGATGAACACCGGGGCGGAAGCGGTTGAAACCGCCATCAAAGCGGTGCGCCGCTGGGCCTACGATGCAAAAGGAGTCCCCGCGGACCAGGCGGAAATCATCGTCTGTGAAGAGAACTTCCATGGTCGCACCCTGGCTGCCGTCTCCCTCTCTTCCAACGATGAATACAAACGCGGTTTCGGTCCCCTGCTTCCTGGAATCAAGGTGATCCCCTACGGAGATGAAGAAGCCCTGCGCCGAGCCATCACTCCAAATACCGCCGCTTTTTTGGTGGAGCCGATCCAGGGAGAGGCGGGTGTGATCGTACCCCCACCAGGATCCCTTAAAAATGCTGCCGCCATCTGCCGCGAAAACCGTGTACTGTTTGCCGCTGATGAAATCCAGACCGGGTTTGGACGGACCGGTCAACTGTTTGCCTGTGATTGGGAAGAAGTAAAACCGGATTTAATTATCATGGGAAAAGCCCTTGGCGGTGGGATTCTACCCATCTCCGCCGTTGCCGCCGACGAGGAGATTCTCGGTGTTTTTGAACCTGGTTCCCATGGATCTACCTTTGGTGGGAACCCGCTGGCTTGTGCTGTTTCAATCGCAGCTTTGGATGTCATGGTGGAGGACGATCTACCGCAGCGCTCCCGTGAGCTAGGAGAGTATTTTTTACACGAACTGAGAACGATTGATAACTCCGTGATCAAAGAAGTGCGCGGAAAAGGGCTCTTTATCGGTGTGGAACTGCACGTCCCCGCCCGCTCCTATTGTGAACAGTTAGCGGACGGTGGACTGTTATGTAAAGAAACTCATGAAAATACCATCCGCTTCGCCCCACCGCTAACCATCACTCGAGAAGAATTGGATTGGGCGCTGGAAAAAGTGCGTACCATTCTCTAAATATGATCGTCATAAACCGATCTGGGACTGTACCAAAAAGGATTCATTTTCCTTTTGATACAGCCCCTTTTTAATCCAATGAAGGGGAAAGGATGTCAAATTCCGAAATATATCCTTTATACCTAAAATAGGGTATCTATACGCCCTTAATCAAAAGTATGAGCAGACAATCAGCCTTCATACCGATTGTCAAATCTCCTCACATCATGTATTAATATAAAAGAGGGATTGCTACCCAATACGATTTTCAGCCCGTACAACCTGTACGTGCTGTTTTGGTATTCATGTATTTTATTGACCATTCTTTTACTTCATACCTACAGATAGCTTAAAAAAGGGGGATTTTCTAAAAAGTAAGCTGGATACGAAAGCGGGGGATGACTTATCCAAACCGAAATGAGCCGGGTGCAAAAACATAAGAAGAAAAAACCATGGCTTCGGGTGTTGTTAATCTGTTTCACCATTATACTGATCGGTTCCGGTTGTATCGTCTATCAACTCTGGGGAGCATTCGATCAATCCTTTGATCCTTTGGAGCGGGATAAGTCCACTAAACGGGAACAAGTTGCGACCATGGATGAACCCTTTACCGTCTTGCTGATCGGCGCCGATGGAGACGATCAGAATTGGCGCGCTGACACCTTGATGCTGGCCGCCATCAACCCAAAGGAAAATACGATGTTTATGTACAGTATCCCCAGGGACAGCTATGCGGAAATGGCCAACTCCAACGGGGTTAAAACAAAGATTAACGCCGCTCCCTATTATGGTGTTCGTGCGGGAGTCGATCCGGAAACCAATCTGGTGGAAACCGTAGAAGATTATTTGAATGTTCCGGTGGATTACTTTGTTAAATTGAACTTCCAAGGCTTTATCGATGTGGTCGACGCCATCGGAGGAGTAGAAGTAGACGTTCCTTTCAGTTTTGACATGCGTCTGTTTAATAAATGGTACTCGTTCCAAGAAGGGCCCGCCCACTTGGATGGACATGAAGCCCTTGCTTATGTACGGATGCGAAAATCGGATCCTCGTGGGGATGCCGGTCGCAACGATCGACAACGGGAAGTTGTACAGAACCTGTTAAGTCAGGGAGTCAGCTTTAACTCCGTAAACAAAATCAATGATGTGCTTCAAGCGGTCGGCAACAATTTAGGACACAATATGCAAGTAAATGAGATGTACAAAATGCAATCCCTTTATCGCAATGTCCCCAAAGACCAGGTGGAAACCTTACAAGATAACGGCTATGATTCCAAGGATAATCCACAGGGAATCTGGTATCACTATATCAGCGACGAGGAGCGGCTGCGTCTGAGCCACATTTTGCAAAGGCAACTGGATCTGCCTCTTCAAACCCTCGACGGTCAAGAATTTATGGGGCAAAGTCCCGCTGATCAAGGGGAAAACACCCCTGCTGAAAACGAGGGAAGCCCCCAGCTGGAAGTTGCCCCAGAAGAGGGAAATATCGATAACCAAACCACTCCATAATGTACCTCATGAAAAAGCCCACATCCCTTTAGAAAAGGATGTGGGCTTTTGTTGAATCGATCAGTGTACAGCAACCTGATCCCGCAGCTGTTCAACTGTTTTCTCGCCAATCCCAGACACCTGCACAAGCTCATCCACACTGGAAAAAGGGCCATGTTCTTCCCGATGACGCAGGATGGCCTCCGCTTTGGCGGGCCCAATCCCGTTCAGCGATTCCAACTGTTCTTGAGTCGCCGTATTTAGATTGATCGGACCTGTCTGTCCCGATCCCGCAGAGGCAGGAGAATCCTCCTGCATCATAACTCCAGTCGGCTCTTCCCCTTCAACCGGAATATATAGCGCCATGCCATCTGTAAGCGGTTGGGCCAAATTTACTACATTCATATCCGCCTCTTTGGTGGGTCCTCCAGCCTGTTTGATCGCGTCTTTTACTCGAGATCCCGCTTCTAAGCGATATACCCCCGGCTCTTTTATCGCCCCTTTTACATCGACCACCAATTCAACGGCATCCTCTACTTGCTCGCTTTTCTGTTCCTCCTGGGATTGCAAGGGTTGATAAGAGTCCGCTTGCAATTCGGTATCGCCTTTTTTTCCTTCATTCCCACCCCACCACCAAAAAAGTGTCATTCCCACCACAGCCAGCCCTAAAGCTCCCGCGGTAATCGCCAACTTTTTCTCCCTCGAACTCCAAGCATCCACCCACATCAGTCTCACCCTCCATTCTTCATATTCTCTTCTCATCAACCGTCAACACTGCGCATAGTCTGAAATGAAACCATTCCTTCCACCCATTAAAAAGGAGGAAATCCCTTGACCATCGGCTTTATCGGAACGGGAAGCATGGGAAGTACCCTGATCCAGGCCTTTATAGACGCCAAACGCTTGGCGCCTGAGGAGATCGTCGTCTACAACCGTACCCGCAGCAAAGCGGAAAAGTTACAGAAACAGTATCCGGGACTTCGTATCGCAGCGAACAATCGGGAGTTGGTTCAACAAACCCCTATCTTCTTCCTATGTATCAAGCCCCATGAATTTCGGACCGTATTGGATGAAATCAAGGATCATGTACATGACGACCAGATCGCGGTCTCTATCACCAGTCCGGTGATGATTCGCGATCTAGAAGAATGGCTGCCAGCTAAGATCGCCAAGATTATCCCTAGTATCACCCAAGCGGTTCTCTCCGGTAATTCACTCGTTATCCCTGGTACGCGTCTTAGCGAGACTGACCGTAACACCTTGTGGAACTTGTTTGCCGCCATCAGCCGCCCGTTGCTTATTGAGGAGAATCATGTACGGATCGCCTCTGATTTGGCCTGTTGTGGCCCCGCTTTTATGGCTAATCTGTTGGAAAAGCTGGCCGATGCCGCTGTGGAAGAAACTCAGCTCCCACGAGAACAGGCACTCTCATTGGTCACACAAATGACGGAGGGCCTAGGGGGATTGTTGAGTGTGGGCGGCTTTACCCTACAAAGCTTACAGGAGCGGGTAGCGGTGCCTGGAGGGATCACCCGCAAAGGGCTCGATTTGTTAGATGCGGAGATCGGTCCTGTTTTCCACGACTTAATCCGCCTGACCCACACCAAATACGCTGCGGATATCCAACAAGTAAAAAGCTCCTTTCAGACGGAAAAATAGCAAAATGATTGAATCAAACCCATCAATATCCATTCTTATTATACTATAAAATACTTTTGTTGCAGATTTACAGCGAATACTGCCACAAAAAAACAGAGCGGATCGGCTTTGATCCGTTCTGTTTTTTTTAGTATAAAGTACCTGACATATAATGTTTGCTTCGATCGTGCTACGCAGGGTAGAAAGAAATCCTTAGTCGGATCGGCTTTTTAGCCCCATAAAAAACGCCGACCCATCGGGTCGACGCGGGTATCATCCGTTATTTTGCAACGATATTCACCAGTTTGCCGGGGATGACAATCACCTTGCGCACGGTTTTACCGTCTACCAGCTGACGCACTTTTTCTTCCGCCATCACTTGGGCTTCAATCGCCTCTCGATCCGCACCGGTCGGTACGGTCGCTTTGTGGCGTACTTTGCCGTTAATTTGGACGGCGATTTCCACTTCATCCAGAACCAACGCGGCTTCGTCATAGGCAGGCCAGGGCTGGTCGTGTACACTATCGGATTTCCCAATATCCTGCCACAGCTCTGCGCTGATATGAGGGGCAAAGGGCGCCAGTAACACGATCACCGTTTCAATCGCTTGCGCCAGTGTTCCTCGATCCGCCTCCTCAGGGTATGCATAGATGCCGTTGACCAGTTCCATAATGCCGCTGATGGCGGTATTAAACTGATAGCGTTCATCCATGTCCACCGTCGCTTTTTTCACTGTCTGATGTACTAGACGGTTCAGCTCCTTGGCGGCGGCATCCGATTGTTGTGGCAAGGGCTGGTTTTCAAACAAGGAATTATGATTCTGCACCATCCGCCATACCCGTGTCAAAAAGCGATAGCTTCCCTCTACACCAGAGTCGCTCCATTCCAGCTCCCGATCCGGGGGAGCAGCGAACAGGATAAACAGACGGGCGGTATCTGCCCCGTAGCGGTCGATAATTTCCCGTGGAGAAACCACATTCCCCTTTGATTTGGACATCTTGGAGCCATCTTTTAAGACCATCCCCTGGGGAAAATAGTGCCGGAAGGGTTCCTCCGCCTCCAACATATCGGCATCGTGTAATACTTTGGTGACAAAGCGGGAGTACAACAGATGAAGGACGGCATGCTCGACGCCGCCGATATAAAAATCGACCGGCATCCAACGATCCGCCTTTTCCTTGGCAAAAGGAACAGTTTGATTGTGTGGGTCGACATAGCGCAGAAAGTACCAAGACGAGTCGATAAACGTGTCCATGGTATCCGTTTCACGGCGAGCACTACCCCCACAAGATGGACAGGTGGTAGTGGCAAAGCTGTCCGATGTCGTCAAGGGATTACTCTTCCCGTCAAACACCACATCCTCCGGCAACCGTACCGGTAGATCTTCTTTCGGTACCGGCACCACACCACAATCGTCACAATACAGAATCGGAATCGGACAACCCCAGTAGCGTTGGCGGGAGAATAACCAATCCCGCAACCGGTAAGAGACGGTGGCGCCTCCTTTTTCCTGGGATTCCAGGTGGGCAGCAATCGCTTGAATCGCCTCGCGATTGCCCATCCCATCGAAGGGACCCGAGTTAATCAAAAGACCATCATCTACAAAGGCTCCTTGCCCGTCATCTTCTTCCCCTTCCTGCGATTGAATCACCTGTCGAATGGGGAGGTCGTATTTGTGAGCAAAGATAAAATCGCGCTCATCGTGGGCAGGAACACCCATCACCGCACCGGTACCATAATCCATCAACACATAATTGGCCACCCAGATCGGGATCGATTCCCCCGTTAAGGGATGTTTGGCGTAAGCGCCGGTAAAGTGGCCCACTTTCTCTACATCGGAACCCGTCCGGGACAATTCCGATTCTTTTGCCATCGCTTCGGTAAACGCCTGGATCGCTCCTTCGCTTTCTTTGCCTTGAATCAGCTTTGACACCAGTGGATGCTCCGGCGCCAACACCAGATAGGTTACCCCGTATAAGGTGTCAGGACGAGTGGTAAAGACCGATACCGGTTCATCGTTTAACTCTGGGATGGTAAACGTAATCGCTGCCCCTTGACTGCGGCCGATCCAGTTTCGCTGCATCGCCTTCACTTTTTCCGGCCATTGCGGCAGCTGTTCCAATCCCTCCAACAACGCATCCGCGTAATCGGTGATACGCAGGAACCACTGTTCTAGCTCCTTTTTTTCCACTTCGCTGCCACAACGCCAACACTGGCCGTCTTCCACCTGTTCATTGGCCAAGACGGTGGCACAATCGGGACACCAGTTGACCGCCGCTTTTTTGCGGTAGGCCAGCCCCCGTTCATAAAAGAGAAGGAACAGCCATTGCGTAAAGTGGTAATAATCCGGCAGACAGGTTCCAACATAGCGATCCCAGTCATAGGAAATCCCTAAGCGCGCCTGCTCTTCTCGGATTCGTTCCATATTGGACTCCGTCCACTCCCGGGGGTTGACCCCGCGATGAATGGCGGCGTTTTCCGCTGGTAAGCCAAAGGCATCCGCTCCCATGGGGTGGATGACTCGATATCCGTTCATCCGTTTAAAGCGGGCCACCACGTCACCGATGGAATAGTTTCGGACATGGCCCATATGCAACCCTTCTCCCGAAGGGTAGGGAAACATCTCCAAAGCGTAAAACTTCGGTTTTTCCGTAGTCTCCTCCGTTTGATGGGCAGCAGTTTGTTCCCATTGTTTTTGCCATCGCGGCTCCAATATTTGTGGTTCATATCGTTTCATCGCGCAACTACCTCCATATGAAAACCCTTGTCCTTTGACATGGGGAGGAAATATGAGTGAGGGCGTTATCCCCCATTCTTTGTCGTTTGCTCATAATTAAAACCTCCCGCCCCCAGCACAAGTTGCTAGGGACGAGAGGTTGGTTTCACATCTCCCGCGGTACCACCCTGATTGGCCCAGCTGAGAAAGCCGTGCCCGCTTTGGATCCATTAACGAAGATCAATCGTCAAAGGGTACTAGGTTGGTTCCCCTTTGAGGCGATGAGGCGAGTTCATCTGGTCATCCCGATCGGCTTGCACCATACACCGACTCTCTAAGCGGGCCTCTCCTAAATTACTGCTCCCCATCCTAGCCGAGAACGTGATTCACATTGGCTTGAAATTATTTAATCAACATTATATGCAATAGCTTGGTTCAGTGTCAACGGTTTTTACTGATTTTTTGTTTCAGCAAACGGGGAAGGGTTTTTGAGTCTGCGTGCTCTTGCTGTTTGCAAAGAAGAGGGTGATGTCCGCTCCAGCTGCCGAGGTTGGGAGCGGGCTAAACTCGCTGTCGCTCATACAGGTAGCCCGCTTTTTCCCGCCCTCGGCAACTTCCGCTGAGTAGCACAGCAAAGGCACTTCGCTTTCAAAAATCCCTTCTATCATTCATATAACCACAGACCTGATGCTTACTGTACACCCACGAGGGCGGCATCGCCCCATAGACGCTCCAGGTCGTAGAAATCCCGCTCGTCCTTGTGGAAGACATGAACGACCACATCACCGAGATCAACCAGCACCCAACGAGATTCGGATAACCCTTCAATTCCTTTAACAGGAATATCGGCTTCCTGCATTTTTTTCCTAACGGCATCCACAATCGCCTTAACCTGGGTTTGAGAATTTCCATGACAGATGACAAAATAATCGGCGATAACGGATAAACCCCGAATATCCAGGATGGTAACGCGCTGGGCCTTTTTTTCCTCGGCGGCTGAGGCCGCCAGTTGAGCCAGTTCCACTAGGTTCAAAGAGATTCCTCCTTCAAAATTTGCTTCGATCCAATCCGATCGATGAGATCATTGCGGGCAGCGAGGGTCAAGGGGTACACCTTTTGCCGTCGCTCGATCAAAAAGCGGATGGTGTTATCCAAGGATTGTAAGAGCGCCTCTTCCAGATTGGTCTGCGCTCGTTTGCGGATTCCATCCACCCCCGGATAACGCCGTCCCGGTTCAATCGCGTCAGCCACAAAAATCACTTGTTCTAATTGAGACATATGCGGACGGCCGGATGTATGATAACGAATCGCATTTAATATTTCGTCATCATCGACCCCCAGTTCCTCCCGAACCACCTCTGCCCCGACAAACGCGTGCCACAGCTCCTTGCTATGCGCCAACAAATCGGCGGGTAACCCTTTGGCACGGATGATTTGATCCATTTTCTCCACCGGCCAAAACTTGCAATAATCATGAAGGGTCGCCGCGATTTCCGTTTTTTCCATATCGGCTCCAAACCGATCGGCTAATTCTCGGGCCGTCTCAACCACCCTTAAGGTGTGCTCCCAACGCGCGCGGGGCATCTGTGCTTGCGTCACTTCTACCCAATCAGCTCGATTCATACAAATGATTCTCCTCAATATAACGGCGGACTGATTCCGGCACCAGAAAACGGATCGATCGTCCTGTTTGCACGCGTTCACGGATATTAGTGGAGGAAAGGTCCACCTGTATGCCTTCCCGCACCAGGAGCAATCGTTTTTGTATCCATTCCGGCAGGTGATCCCCCAAGTGGTAATGAGGACGAACCAGCCCAATCATTTTTACCGCGTGCAGGATTTCTTTTATTTTATACCATCGCGGCAAATCCAGCACCATATCTCCCCCCAGAATAAAGAAAAATTCTCGGTCTGGGTAGCGGCTGACCAGGGTTTGAACCGTATCAACCGTGTAGGAGACGCCGGGTCGCTCCAGCTCAATCCGGGAAACGGAAAAACCGGTAACCTCCTGTACAGCCAATTGTACCATTTGAAAGCGATGCTCCGCTGTCGCAGGAATATGGGTAGGTTTATGAGGGGGCCGGGCAGCGGGAACAAACCAAACTTCGTCCAATCCCGCCGCTTCCCGTGCTTGTTCCGCTATCATCAGATGTCCGATATGAATCGGATCAAAGGTCCCTCCAAATATTCCCGTCTTCACATGCTTTCTCCCTTATTTTTTATAATTGCCAATGGTCGCATCGGTATCCAGCGATTCTTCCAACCGCTGACGCATCGATTCCACCGGAGCCTCTCTGCCGGTCCAACGCTCAAACGCCAGTGCCGCTTGGTGCACCAACATCCCCAATCCCTCGTGAATCAAAATTCCCGCCTCTTTCGCCTCCCGCAACAGCCGGGTTTCCCGCGGGTGATAAATCAGATCGCTAACCAATAGGCCAGCATGTAAGAGTTCTTTCTTGATCGGTGTATCATCCACATGAGGATGCATACCGATCGAGGTGGTTTGCACTACCAAAGAGGAGCGTGCAATCGCTTCTCCCAGGCGAGCAGGCGCTATCCCTTCCGCCTTTGTCCAGCGGGAGAGACGGTGGGCCAATTCATCCGCTTTGGCCGGGGTACGGTTGACGATGGCGATGGAAGCGGCTCCCGCACGAGCCAAAGCATAACCCACTGCGCGAGCCGCCCCGCCCGCACCCACGATGGTAACCGCTTCGCCACGGGGGTTAAATCCAGTTTCATCCGAGAGCGAACGTAGATAACCTTCTCCATCGGTGTTGGTCCCAACCCAGCGATTTTCCTGCCGCACCACGGTGTTCACCGCTCCAATCGCTTGTGCCGCCTCTTCCACTTCATCC
This window harbors:
- a CDS encoding aminotransferase class I/II-fold pyridoxal phosphate-dependent enzyme, coding for MDRDRCHHNQERLHRETLLAQIGNGREERTGAVSFPVYHSTAYQHPALGESTGYDYTRTANPTRTILEDAIAELEGGDAGFATSSGMAAIQTVMGLFSQGDHLIVSLDLYGGTYRLFEEVLSRYGLSFSYVDLRDVEAVKAAATPHTRGIFVESPTNPLMRVTNIKAICDIANKWGWLSIVDNTFMTPYCQRPLALGADVVLHSGTKYLGGHNDVLAGLIVTKGEELSAKVAALHNGIGAVLSPQDSWLLMRGMKTLALRMEKHQENAMALAQFLQNHPAVDEVFYPSLDPEERKIQEAQSDGFGGMLSFRIREAEWVPEFLRYLRLISFAESLGGVESLVTYPATQTHADIPEPIRRKVGVCDRLLRLSVGIEHLNDLTADLSYALDQARSTVTTGKGV
- a CDS encoding ornithine--oxo-acid transaminase — encoded protein: MSQNQTMIQLTEKYGAHNYHPLPIVIAKAEGVWVEDADGNRYMDMLSAYSALNHGHRHPRLIQALKEQADKVTLTSRAFHNDQLGLFYQRVSQLTGKSMVLPMNTGAEAVETAIKAVRRWAYDAKGVPADQAEIIVCEENFHGRTLAAVSLSSNDEYKRGFGPLLPGIKVIPYGDEEALRRAITPNTAAFLVEPIQGEAGVIVPPPGSLKNAAAICRENRVLFAADEIQTGFGRTGQLFACDWEEVKPDLIIMGKALGGGILPISAVAADEEILGVFEPGSHGSTFGGNPLACAVSIAALDVMVEDDLPQRSRELGEYFLHELRTIDNSVIKEVRGKGLFIGVELHVPARSYCEQLADGGLLCKETHENTIRFAPPLTITREELDWALEKVRTIL
- a CDS encoding LCP family protein, producing MSRVQKHKKKKPWLRVLLICFTIILIGSGCIVYQLWGAFDQSFDPLERDKSTKREQVATMDEPFTVLLIGADGDDQNWRADTLMLAAINPKENTMFMYSIPRDSYAEMANSNGVKTKINAAPYYGVRAGVDPETNLVETVEDYLNVPVDYFVKLNFQGFIDVVDAIGGVEVDVPFSFDMRLFNKWYSFQEGPAHLDGHEALAYVRMRKSDPRGDAGRNDRQREVVQNLLSQGVSFNSVNKINDVLQAVGNNLGHNMQVNEMYKMQSLYRNVPKDQVETLQDNGYDSKDNPQGIWYHYISDEERLRLSHILQRQLDLPLQTLDGQEFMGQSPADQGENTPAENEGSPQLEVAPEEGNIDNQTTP
- a CDS encoding helix-hairpin-helix domain-containing protein; translation: MWVDAWSSREKKLAITAGALGLAVVGMTLFWWWGGNEGKKGDTELQADSYQPLQSQEEQKSEQVEDAVELVVDVKGAIKEPGVYRLEAGSRVKDAIKQAGGPTKEADMNVVNLAQPLTDGMALYIPVEGEEPTGVMMQEDSPASAGSGQTGPINLNTATQEQLESLNGIGPAKAEAILRHREEHGPFSSVDELVQVSGIGEKTVEQLRDQVAVH
- the comER gene encoding late competence protein ComER gives rise to the protein MTIGFIGTGSMGSTLIQAFIDAKRLAPEEIVVYNRTRSKAEKLQKQYPGLRIAANNRELVQQTPIFFLCIKPHEFRTVLDEIKDHVHDDQIAVSITSPVMIRDLEEWLPAKIAKIIPSITQAVLSGNSLVIPGTRLSETDRNTLWNLFAAISRPLLIEENHVRIASDLACCGPAFMANLLEKLADAAVEETQLPREQALSLVTQMTEGLGGLLSVGGFTLQSLQERVAVPGGITRKGLDLLDAEIGPVFHDLIRLTHTKYAADIQQVKSSFQTEK
- the leuS gene encoding leucine--tRNA ligase, which produces MKRYEPQILEPRWQKQWEQTAAHQTEETTEKPKFYALEMFPYPSGEGLHMGHVRNYSIGDVVARFKRMNGYRVIHPMGADAFGLPAENAAIHRGVNPREWTESNMERIREEQARLGISYDWDRYVGTCLPDYYHFTQWLFLLFYERGLAYRKKAAVNWCPDCATVLANEQVEDGQCWRCGSEVEKKELEQWFLRITDYADALLEGLEQLPQWPEKVKAMQRNWIGRSQGAAITFTIPELNDEPVSVFTTRPDTLYGVTYLVLAPEHPLVSKLIQGKESEGAIQAFTEAMAKESELSRTGSDVEKVGHFTGAYAKHPLTGESIPIWVANYVLMDYGTGAVMGVPAHDERDFIFAHKYDLPIRQVIQSQEGEEDDGQGAFVDDGLLINSGPFDGMGNREAIQAIAAHLESQEKGGATVSYRLRDWLFSRQRYWGCPIPILYCDDCGVVPVPKEDLPVRLPEDVVFDGKSNPLTTSDSFATTTCPSCGGSARRETDTMDTFIDSSWYFLRYVDPHNQTVPFAKEKADRWMPVDFYIGGVEHAVLHLLYSRFVTKVLHDADMLEAEEPFRHYFPQGMVLKDGSKMSKSKGNVVSPREIIDRYGADTARLFILFAAPPDRELEWSDSGVEGSYRFLTRVWRMVQNHNSLFENQPLPQQSDAAAKELNRLVHQTVKKATVDMDERYQFNTAISGIMELVNGIYAYPEEADRGTLAQAIETVIVLLAPFAPHISAELWQDIGKSDSVHDQPWPAYDEAALVLDEVEIAVQINGKVRHKATVPTGADREAIEAQVMAEEKVRQLVDGKTVRKVIVIPGKLVNIVAK
- the rsfS gene encoding ribosome silencing factor, with amino-acid sequence MSLNLVELAQLAASAAEEKKAQRVTILDIRGLSVIADYFVICHGNSQTQVKAIVDAVRKKMQEADIPVKGIEGLSESRWVLVDLGDVVVHVFHKDERDFYDLERLWGDAALVGVQ
- the yqeK gene encoding bis(5'-nucleosyl)-tetraphosphatase (symmetrical) YqeK, translated to MNRADWVEVTQAQMPRARWEHTLRVVETARELADRFGADMEKTEIAATLHDYCKFWPVEKMDQIIRAKGLPADLLAHSKELWHAFVGAEVVREELGVDDDEILNAIRYHTSGRPHMSQLEQVIFVADAIEPGRRYPGVDGIRKRAQTNLEEALLQSLDNTIRFLIERRQKVYPLTLAARNDLIDRIGSKQILKEESL
- a CDS encoding nicotinate-nucleotide adenylyltransferase, whose protein sequence is MKTGIFGGTFDPIHIGHLMIAEQAREAAGLDEVWFVPAARPPHKPTHIPATAEHRFQMVQLAVQEVTGFSVSRIELERPGVSYTVDTVQTLVSRYPDREFFFILGGDMVLDLPRWYKIKEILHAVKMIGLVRPHYHLGDHLPEWIQKRLLLVREGIQVDLSSTNIRERVQTGRSIRFLVPESVRRYIEENHLYESS
- the aroE gene encoding shikimate dehydrogenase, yielding MEITSQVRPVGLLGRPVAHSKSPQMMNAAFQHRNLPYVYLAFDVEKERMADAVVGMASLGFQGFNVTIPYKVAVMDYLDEVEEAAQAIGAVNTVVRQENRWVGTNTDGEGYLRSLSDETGFNPRGEAVTIVGAGGAARAVGYALARAGAASIAIVNRTPAKADELAHRLSRWTKAEGIAPARLGEAIARSSLVVQTTSIGMHPHVDDTPIKKELLHAGLLVSDLIYHPRETRLLREAKEAGILIHEGLGMLVHQAALAFERWTGREAPVESMRQRLEESLDTDATIGNYKK